One bacterium genomic window, ATATCGACAATTGCCCGTTCAATGCAAACCCTTTGCAGGAAGACAATGACGAGAACGGCGTGGGAAATGCGTGTTGTTGCGCAGGGGTCACGGGGAATGTGAACGCACTGGCCGCAGAAATTCCTGATCTCTCAGATCTGTCGCTGTTGATCACCTATCTGACACAATCGCCGAGACCAACTCTGCCTTGTCCCGACGAGGCCAACGTCAATGCGACCGGCGCCATCGACCTCAGCGATCTGTCGCTGCTCATATCTTACCTGACTGCCACCCCAGGCCAAGCCACAAATTGATTGTCCCCGGGCGTGGGCTCGCTGTTGTATTCCGGGGCTTACTCTATAATCAGGGTGGGAGATCAGGCGAGAGTCAAAGGCGATCGGATGCCCACAGGATCATATTCACAAGCGATCCGGCGGCTCAGCGTCGGCAAGGGCGATCACATGCCGGAACTGCGTTGGGCCGTAGGCTCAGCACGCTGGTCGCGCCAACCCGCCTTCATCCGCGTACTCCCCCCGGCACTCAGATGCTCTTTTATCAGTGCAAAGGATTCCTCGGTAACGAGGTGAAAAGGGATGGAACTGCTTCCGAACGCATCCATGATGACAATATCGTATTCGGTCCTATTCTCAATGAAGTACTGCCGTCCATCCTGATGGTAGAACCTCTGGCCTGCCGAAAAGGCGCCGTCCTGGTGACAGCCGGATCGATCTCAACCGATCCAATTCTCGGCGGCGTAGTTTCTCGCCACCGCCTCGCCCGACAGTCAGCATGCGGCCCCGGGAAAACGGCGTGGAATATCCACATCAACATATTCAAACAGGGGGCCGCTGGGAATACCCGCACCAGCTGCCATCGATAAACATAAACCGCCGCCCTCCCAACTCTCCCGATCCCCGCGTGGGCGCTCCCTGCTGCGATGATCCCCAATTCGCATCAGCGTCGTCTGGGCGCAAGGCGGGGAGTACTCGCCGACAAACGGGGGGGCGCCTGCGTCCCGCCCCACCATCCAACGAGCGATGTCCCGATCAGGAGCAGGCCGCAGCAAGAGCCGTGGCGCGCCCGGTGCCGGCACAGCCTGTAGCCGCGGCGGCGCACTTGCCAGGTGGAAACCGCGCCGGTGTTGCCGGCGGTTCGCCCAACTTCGTTCCAGTCTGTGCTCTCCAGCCGTATTGCGTAGGGACTGGCAATCCCCGGTGCCAGTGGCGGGGAAAGAGCACTGTCGCGGTGACCAGAACGGCAGAGGCCCCGCGGTTCGCCATCGCCAGCACCGCCTGGCCCGGGGGGGCCAGGGCAGCCGCCAATGATGAGACAGAATCGGCCAGGTTTTCGGGGTCGCGGCCCCCCGGCCGCCAATCGCATAACCGACCCGGGGGCCGCGCGGGGCGCGCCGGAGCGGCCCAAAAGGGGGGGCCCCGGCGTCGCCGGCCAGCACCGAGCCCCGGCGGGCGGTCCGGATGGGCAGCCGGGGCGCCGCCCGCCAGGCTGGGCCCCCCAGCGCCCCCGGGGCGGCGCGCGGCGGCGACCCCCGCCCCCGGGGGGCGCCGGGCGAGGACGGGAAGGGGCGGGGGCGGGGGCAGTGGATAATCGCGGATTCACGCTCATCGAATTGATCATCACGATCGTCGTGCTCGGTATACTAGCGGCGGTGGCTGTTCCATCCTATCGGGATCTTACCGTCGAAGCAAAGCGGTCCGCCTGCAAGCAGTCGCTCATGTCCATGCGCGAGGCTGTCAATCTCTGGAGATCCAACAACATTGTGCGAAATGGAAGCGCCAGTTTCCCGCCGATCGACACTTTGCGGACGATCGACCGGGTTATGGCGCAGGCAATTCCCAAAAATCCCTTTCAGGTTGACACTAACGCACCCGATTCGATCGTCACTGGCGTGACCAAGGGTGTCATTGTGGGAATGCGCGGTGGATGGGCCTACAAAGCTTCAACTGGCGAACTCTGGGCCAACACCGGTACGACCATTGGTGCGACCGGCTGTTCAGGAGCCGTCGCGATCGGCGAAAATTCCTGGTAAGCAATCGACCCCCGAAATCTGTATCATCCGTCATAATTTTTTGGACGGCCCAGCGGTTCGCTAGAAACTGGGCCGTCGTTCCGGGGGGAACCAATGAGGTAATGTCCCAATTCCCTCACGGGCAGTTGGGTATCGTTGGTCGCGGCGTGACCGTCAAATAGGCGATCAATAGCGACAAGTCTGAGAGATCTATTCCTTCCACCGCATTGATGTTTGCCTCTTCCAGACAGGGAAGCACTGGGCGCGGCGTCATTGTCAGATAACCTATTATGAGGCTCAGATCTGAAAGGTCAATGCCACCCTCCAGATTGACATTTCCGGTTGTCCCCTGGCAACAGCCATCACACTGATCGCCCACACCATCCCCGTCACTATCGAATTGGGTTGGGTTAAAGACATTGGGGCAATTGTCGCAGGCGGAACCGTATGAATCATGGTCAGGATCTGCCTGATCCGGGTTCACCACTGTCGGACAGTTGTCGCAGGCATTTCCAAGCAGGTCTCCATCGGTGTTCAACTGGTTGGTGTTTGCAATAGTCGGACAGTTGTCACAAAGGTTCCCGATTCCGTCATTATCCGAATCGGCCTGATCGGAATTGCCGATGAACTTGCAGTTGTCACAAGCATCGCCCACACCATCAGCGTCAACA contains:
- a CDS encoding prepilin-type N-terminal cleavage/methylation domain-containing protein yields the protein MRQNRPGFRGRGPPAANRITDPGAARGAPERPKRGGPGVAGQHRAPAGGPDGQPGRRPPGWAPQRPRGGARRRPPPPGGAGRGREGAGAGAVDNRGFTLIELIITIVVLGILAAVAVPSYRDLTVEAKRSACKQSLMSMREAVNLWRSNNIVRNGSASFPPIDTLRTIDRVMAQAIPKNPFQVDTNAPDSIVTGVTKGVIVGMRGGWAYKASTGELWANTGTTIGATGCSGAVAIGENSW